One region of Mugil cephalus isolate CIBA_MC_2020 chromosome 17, CIBA_Mcephalus_1.1, whole genome shotgun sequence genomic DNA includes:
- the six6a gene encoding homeobox protein SIX6a: MFQLPILNFSPQQVAGVCETLEESGDVERLGRFLWSLPVAPAACEVLNKNESVLRARAVVAFHTGNFRELYHILENHKFTKESHTKLQALWLEAHYQEAEKLRGRPLGPVDKYRVRKKFPLPRTIWDGEQKTHCFKERTRHLLREWYLQDPYPNPSKKRELAQATGLTPTQVGNWFKNRRQRDRAAAAKNRLQQQVLSGGSVRSLADDDATVDRLGNSSSPEASLSSKAAASAISITSSDSECDI, encoded by the exons ATGTTTCAGCTGCCCATCTTGAATTTCAGCCCCCAGCAGGTCGCCGGGGTCTGCGAGACTCTGGAGGAGAGCGGGGACGTCGAGCGTCTGGGCCGCTTCCTCTGGTCGCTGCCCGTTGCGCCAGCGGCCTGCGAGGTCCTCAACAAGAACGAGTCGGTGCTGAGGGCCAGGGCCGTCGTCGCTTTCCACACGGGAAATTTCCGCGAACTCTACCACATCCTGGAGAACCACAAGTTCACCAAAGAGTCGCACACGAAGCTGCAGGCGCTGTGGCTCGAAGCGCACTACCAGGAGGCTGAGAAGCTGCGGGGCCGCCCGCTGGGGCCAGTGGACAAATACAGGGTACGGAAGAAGTTTCCCCTACCCAGAACCATTTGGGATGGAGAGCAGAAAACCCACTGCTTCAAGGAGAGAACCCGGCACTTGCTAAGAGAATGGTACTTGCAGGATCCCTACCCAAACCCCAGTAAAAAGCGGGAGCTTGCTCAAGCTACCGGACTTACACCCACACAAGTAGGAAACTGGTTCAAAAACcgcagacaaagagacagagcagcGGCTGCGAAGAACAG GCTCCAACAGCAGGTCCTGTCCGGCGGCTCGGTTCGCTCCCTGGCGGACGACGACGCCACCGTGGACCGCCTGGGGAACTCGTCCAGTCCGGAGGCCAGTCTGTCCAGCAAAGCAGCCGCCTCGGCCATCTCCATCACCTCCAGCGACAGTGAATGTGACATCTGA